A single region of the Equus przewalskii isolate Varuska chromosome 26, EquPr2, whole genome shotgun sequence genome encodes:
- the ZBTB43 gene encoding zinc finger and BTB domain-containing protein 43, with translation MEPGTNSFRVEFPDFSSTILQKLNQQRQQGQLCDVSIVVQGHIFRAHKAVLAASSPYFCDQVLLKNSRRIVLPDVMNPRVFENILLSSYTGRLVMPAPEIVSYLTAASFLQMWHVVDKCTEVLEGNPTVLCQKLNHSSDHQSPSSSSYNGLVESFELGSGGHTDFPKAQELRDGENEEESTKDELSSQLTEHEYLPSNSSTEHDRLSTEMASQDGEEGASDSAEFHYTRPMYSKPSIMAHKRWIHVKPERFEQACEGMDVHAPYDEHQVTESINTMQTEHSVQPSGVEEDFHIGEKKVEAEFDGQADESNYDEQVDFYGSSMEEFSGERSDGNLIGHRQEAALAAGYSENIEMVTGIKEEASHLGFSATDKLYPCQCGKSFTHKSQRDRHMSMHLGLRPYGCGVCGKKFKMKHHLVGHMKIHTGIKPYECNICAKRFMWRDSFHRHVTSCTKSYEAAKAEQNTTEAN, from the coding sequence ATGGAGCCTGGAACAAACTCTTTTCGAGTagaatttcctgatttttccagcaccattctGCAGAAACTGAACCAGCAGCGCCAGCAGGGACAATTGTGTGATGTCTCCATTGTTGTCCAAGGCCACATTTTCCGGGCACACAAAGCTGTTCTTGCTGCCAGTTCACCGTACTTTTGTGACCAGGTACTCCTGAAAAACAGCAGGAGGATTGTTTTGCCTGATGTGATGAACCCCAGAGTGTTTGAGAACATTCTCCTGTCTAGTTATACTGGACGTCTAGTAATGCCTGCTCCAGAAATTGTTAGTTATTTAACAGCAGCAAGCTTCCTCCAGATGTGGCATGTGGTAGACAAATGCACTGAGGTTTTAGAGGGAAACCCTACAGTCCTTTGTCAGAAGCTAAATCACAGCAGTGACCACCAGTCTCCAAGCAGCAGTAGTTATAATGGCCTGGTAGAGAGCTTtgagctgggctctgggggcCATACTGATTTCCCCAAAGCTCAAGAACTGAGGGATGGAGAGAATGAAGAGGAGAGCACCAAAGATGAGCTGTCATCTCAGCTCACTGAGCACGAATACCTTCCCAGCAACTCATCCACAGAGCATGACAGGCTGAGCACTGAAATGGCAAGCCAGGATGGTGAGGAGGGGGCCAGCGACAGCGCTGAGTTCCACTACACCCGGCCCATGTACAGCAAGCCCAGCATAATGGCTCACAAACGCTGGATCCACGTGAAGCCCGAGCGCTTTGAACAGGCGTGTGAGGGCATGGATGTGCATGCACCCTACGACGAGCACCAGGTCACTGAGTCCATCAATACCATGCAGACAGAGCACTCAGTCCAGCCTTCAGGAGTAGAGGAGGACTTTCACATCGGGGAAAAAAAAGTCGAAGCAGAGTTTGACGGACAGGCTGATGAAAGCAATTATGACGAGCAGGTGGATTTCTATGGCTCTTCCATGGAAGAGTTTTCTGGAGAGAGGTCGGATGGGAATCTAATTGGGCACAGACAGGAGGCTGCCCTAGCAGCGGGCTACAGTGAGAATATTGAAATGGTAACAGGGATTAAAGAAGAAGCTTCCCATTTAGGATTCTCAGCCACTGACAAGCTGTATCCTTGTCAGTGCGGGAAAAGTTTCACTCACAAGAGTCAGAGAGATCGGCACATGAGCATGCACCTTGGTCTTCGGCCTTATGGCTGTGGTGTCTGTGGTAAGAAATTCAAAATGAAGCATCATCTCGTGGGCCACATGAAAATTCACACAGGCATAAAGCCGTATGAGTGTAATATCTGTGCAAAGAGATTTATGTGGAGGGACAGTTTCCACAGGCATGTGACTTCTTGTACCAAGTCCTACGAAGCTGCAAAGGCTGAGCAGAATACGACTGAGGCTAACTAA